The following are encoded together in the Methanosarcina flavescens genome:
- a CDS encoding ATPase domain-containing protein produces the protein MDRVSTGIEELDRKLSGGYPVNKVTLITGIAGSGKTIFGIHFIYKNCLEGRKCMVIATEETPEDVLYQASLLGRDLTPYYESGQLIIENIFENRSEMIGQTRYGFKPESLDIEIPNLVELIHEGTECLVIDNIGTFALRVSIKRLRDQFDALNYLVRKKGCTALLIMDESAHNITHQLAEYSVYGSIRLLVRENCYLGKMERYLSIPKMRSTPVSPEMSVFEITSEGIKIRESGGGNLVE, from the coding sequence TAACCCTTATAACAGGCATAGCAGGGAGTGGGAAAACAATCTTCGGAATCCACTTTATTTATAAAAACTGTCTTGAAGGCAGAAAATGCATGGTAATTGCTACCGAAGAAACCCCTGAGGATGTTCTCTACCAGGCAAGTCTTTTAGGGCGCGACCTTACCCCGTACTATGAGAGCGGACAGCTTATTATAGAAAATATCTTCGAGAACCGTTCCGAAATGATAGGACAGACCAGGTATGGGTTCAAGCCTGAAAGTCTGGATATTGAAATTCCCAATCTTGTAGAATTAATACACGAAGGAACGGAATGTCTTGTTATAGACAATATAGGCACCTTTGCTCTCAGGGTGTCCATAAAAAGGCTCAGGGACCAGTTTGATGCGCTGAATTACCTGGTAAGGAAAAAAGGCTGTACTGCGCTTTTAATCATGGATGAGTCAGCACACAACATAACCCACCAGCTTGCTGAATATTCGGTTTACGGGTCTATTCGCCTGCTGGTAAGAGAAAATTGTTACCTTGGAAAAATGGAGCGCTACCTGAGTATACCCAAGATGCGCAGCACTCCTGTTTCTCCTGAGATGTCTGTTTTTGAAATCACATCCGAAGGGATAAAGATTCGTGAGTCCGGGGGAGGAAACCTTGTGGAATAA